In Arsenicicoccus dermatophilus, a genomic segment contains:
- a CDS encoding Fpg/Nei family DNA glycosylase translates to MPEGHTIHALAGRLSRTYAGKPVRVTSPQGRFAESAALLDGATVVGAQAAGKHLLVELTGDRWLHVHLGLIGNFAVEAVAPGIPPQEHPVQGEVRLRLTSDTHVADLRGPMVCALVTPEEAAAVVARLGPDPLRPDADPEPAWARITRSRKTIAELLMDQAVVAGVGNVYRCEVLWRLRLDPFRPGRELRRSSWDAIWADLVRLLPLGVAYGQILTLEEQVLDAEARLAAGEVPPDLTGRHLGTSFPREFATYKRTGLPCLQCGSRIRQQRVGGRELYWCGRCQRRR, encoded by the coding sequence ATGCCCGAGGGTCACACCATCCATGCGCTGGCCGGGCGGCTGTCCCGGACGTATGCCGGAAAGCCGGTGCGGGTCACCAGCCCCCAGGGCCGGTTCGCCGAGTCGGCGGCCCTGCTCGACGGCGCCACCGTCGTGGGCGCCCAGGCGGCCGGCAAGCACCTGCTCGTCGAGCTCACCGGTGACCGCTGGCTGCACGTCCACCTCGGCCTCATCGGCAACTTCGCGGTGGAGGCGGTCGCTCCCGGCATACCTCCGCAGGAGCACCCGGTGCAGGGCGAGGTGCGACTGCGGCTGACCTCGGACACGCACGTCGCCGACCTGCGTGGGCCCATGGTGTGCGCCCTGGTCACCCCCGAGGAAGCCGCCGCCGTGGTCGCCCGCCTCGGACCCGACCCGCTGCGTCCCGACGCCGACCCCGAGCCCGCCTGGGCGCGGATCACCCGCTCCCGCAAGACGATCGCCGAGCTGCTCATGGACCAGGCAGTCGTCGCCGGGGTCGGGAACGTCTATCGCTGCGAGGTGCTGTGGCGGCTGCGGCTCGACCCCTTCCGCCCGGGCCGCGAGCTGCGCCGCAGTTCCTGGGACGCCATCTGGGCCGACCTGGTGCGGCTGCTGCCGCTCGGCGTGGCCTACGGCCAGATCCTCACCCTGGAGGAGCAGGTGCTCGACGCCGAGGCCCGCCTGGCCGCGGGCGAGGTCCCGCCCGACCTGACCGGCCGCCACCTCGGCACGAGCTTCCCGCGGGAGTTCGCGACCTACAAGCGCACGGGTCTGCCCTGCCTGCAGTGCGGCTCGCGGATCCGGCAGCAGCGGGTGGGTGGGCGCGAGCTGTACTGGTGCGGCCGCTGCCAGCGCCGCCGCTGA
- a CDS encoding Ku protein — MRAIWKGAVSFGLVTVPVRLYTATENHDLKFHQVRRPDGSRVRYKKVAEADGEEVPSCEIVKGYDTADGRTVIITDEELAALDSRSAKEISVEKFVPADQIDPLLLDRSYYLEPDKTAVKPYTLLREALATTDRMAVVTVSVRARLSMAVLRVREDVIVMQTMLWPDEVREPAFDEIPEPTQREVAMTDLLIESMVDDFEPNGYEDDYHAAVQALVERKLAGGEVQAAPAAKDGNDGEVVDLLAALQRSVDRAKAARGEQPDAQDAGAQGSGSDSESGSGDDAASARTSTRKSAKAATAKKAQAAKTPAKKAAAKRAPRKAG, encoded by the coding sequence ATGCGGGCGATCTGGAAGGGGGCCGTGTCCTTCGGGCTGGTCACCGTGCCGGTGCGGCTCTACACCGCCACCGAGAACCACGACCTGAAGTTCCACCAGGTGCGCAGGCCCGACGGCAGCCGGGTCCGCTACAAGAAGGTCGCCGAGGCCGACGGCGAGGAGGTGCCCTCCTGCGAGATCGTCAAGGGATACGACACCGCCGACGGCAGGACGGTGATCATCACCGACGAGGAGCTCGCCGCGCTGGACTCCAGGAGCGCCAAGGAGATCTCGGTCGAGAAGTTCGTCCCTGCCGACCAGATCGACCCGCTGCTGCTGGACAGGTCCTACTACCTCGAGCCGGACAAGACCGCGGTCAAGCCCTATACCCTGCTGCGCGAGGCGCTCGCGACCACCGACCGGATGGCCGTGGTCACGGTGTCGGTGCGCGCCCGACTGTCGATGGCGGTGCTGCGGGTCCGCGAGGATGTCATCGTGATGCAGACGATGCTGTGGCCGGACGAGGTCCGCGAGCCGGCCTTCGACGAGATCCCCGAGCCCACCCAGCGCGAGGTCGCCATGACCGACCTGCTCATCGAGTCGATGGTCGACGACTTCGAGCCCAACGGCTACGAGGACGACTACCACGCGGCCGTGCAGGCCCTCGTGGAGCGCAAGCTCGCGGGCGGTGAGGTCCAGGCGGCGCCCGCAGCCAAGGACGGGAACGACGGCGAGGTCGTGGACCTGCTTGCGGCGCTGCAGCGCTCGGTCGACCGGGCCAAGGCTGCCCGGGGCGAGCAGCCCGACGCGCAGGACGCCGGGGCGCAGGGCTCCGGGTCGGACTCCGAGTCAGGCTCCGGGGACGACGCGGCGTCCGCCCGGACCTCGACGCGGAAGTCCGCCAAGGCAGCCACCGCCAAGAAGGCTCAGGCCGCCAAGACCCCGGCCAAGAAGGCCGCGGCCAAGCGGGCCCCCCGCAAGGCCGGCTGA
- the ligD gene encoding non-homologous end-joining DNA ligase, translated as MRPMLATAATHVLVGPAWVHEVKWDGMRVLASVADGAVRLSARSGADATVRFPELAALGGLGTDVLLDGEVVALDGGRPSFGLLAERIHVASAVTAAALAADRPITYVVFDVLRVAGHEIVDQPWSVRRELLERLDLPAVAGPWLVPEVYADGAALHEATRVQGLEGVVSKRCSSTYRPGTLSRDWLKLPHRATRSVVVGGWRPETGTRDRLGAVLVGTPGAGGLRFDGRVGSGLAGAAGDTLRALLGPLAADEPPFAEPLAREDAVGARWVRPEVVVEVRSLGRGAGGRLRQPAYLGVRTDLGPDDLTAQEG; from the coding sequence ATGCGTCCGATGCTCGCCACCGCTGCGACCCACGTGCTGGTGGGCCCCGCATGGGTGCACGAGGTCAAGTGGGACGGCATGAGGGTGCTCGCGTCCGTGGCGGACGGTGCCGTCCGGCTGAGCGCCCGCTCGGGTGCGGACGCCACGGTCCGATTCCCCGAGCTGGCGGCTCTCGGCGGGCTGGGCACGGACGTGCTCCTTGACGGCGAGGTCGTGGCGCTCGACGGGGGACGCCCGTCGTTCGGACTGCTGGCCGAGCGGATTCACGTCGCCTCGGCCGTCACGGCGGCGGCGCTCGCGGCGGACCGGCCGATCACCTACGTCGTCTTCGACGTCCTGCGGGTCGCGGGTCACGAGATCGTCGACCAGCCCTGGTCGGTGCGTCGCGAGCTGTTGGAGCGGCTCGACCTGCCCGCCGTCGCCGGCCCCTGGCTCGTCCCCGAGGTGTATGCCGACGGCGCGGCCCTGCACGAGGCCACGCGCGTCCAGGGCCTGGAGGGTGTGGTCTCCAAGCGCTGCTCCTCGACCTACCGGCCGGGGACGCTCAGCCGCGACTGGCTCAAGCTCCCGCACCGTGCCACCCGCTCGGTGGTCGTGGGCGGGTGGCGCCCGGAGACGGGGACCCGGGACCGGCTCGGCGCCGTGCTCGTGGGGACCCCGGGAGCGGGCGGCCTGCGCTTCGACGGGCGGGTCGGGTCGGGGCTCGCGGGTGCCGCGGGCGACACGCTCCGCGCGCTCCTCGGGCCGCTGGCGGCGGACGAGCCACCCTTCGCCGAGCCGCTGGCGCGCGAGGACGCGGTCGGGGCGCGCTGGGTGCGACCCGAGGTGGTCGTCGAGGTGCGCTCGCTCGGGCGGGGGGCCGGCGGGCGGTTGCGGCAGCCGGCATACCTCGGGGTCCGCACCGACCTGGGCCCGGACGACCTGACGGCACAGGAGGGCTGA
- the efeU gene encoding iron uptake transporter permease EfeU — MLANYLIGLREGLEASLVVVILAAYLVRSGRRHLLARVWAGVAAAVGISLAFGALLTYGPKGLTFEAQEAIGGGLSIVAVAFVTWMIFWMAAHSRALSGELKGAVDRATEGARGGLVLVAMLAVGREGLETALFLWAATQAAARDDASTTAPLLGALLGLLTAVALAVGVYRGTLRLDLGAFFRWTGAFLVLVAGGVLAYAVHDLQEARILPGLHTLAFDVSHVLEPSGWAATVIKGVLNLSPAMTVLEVAAWLAYVLPVMAMFVLRLREPAPSAIGQGACA, encoded by the coding sequence ATGCTCGCCAACTACCTCATCGGACTGCGTGAGGGGCTGGAGGCCTCGCTCGTCGTGGTCATCCTCGCTGCCTACCTCGTGCGGTCCGGACGCCGGCACCTGCTCGCTCGCGTCTGGGCGGGTGTCGCTGCGGCCGTGGGTATCTCCCTGGCCTTCGGGGCCCTGCTGACCTATGGCCCCAAGGGGCTGACCTTCGAGGCCCAGGAGGCCATCGGCGGGGGTCTGTCGATCGTCGCGGTGGCCTTCGTGACCTGGATGATCTTCTGGATGGCGGCCCACAGCCGGGCGCTGTCCGGCGAGCTCAAGGGCGCCGTCGACCGGGCCACCGAGGGGGCCCGGGGCGGGCTGGTGCTCGTCGCCATGCTGGCCGTCGGCCGTGAAGGCCTGGAGACCGCGCTGTTCCTGTGGGCCGCCACCCAGGCCGCCGCCCGCGACGACGCCTCCACGACCGCCCCGCTGCTCGGCGCCCTGCTGGGGCTGCTGACCGCCGTGGCGCTGGCCGTCGGGGTCTACCGCGGGACCCTGCGCCTGGACCTCGGCGCGTTCTTCCGCTGGACCGGAGCCTTCCTCGTGCTCGTGGCCGGCGGCGTGCTGGCGTATGCCGTCCACGACCTGCAGGAGGCCCGCATCCTGCCCGGGCTGCACACCCTCGCCTTCGACGTGAGCCACGTCCTGGAGCCGTCCGGCTGGGCCGCCACCGTGATCAAGGGCGTCCTCAACCTCTCGCCCGCCATGACCGTGCTGGAGGTGGCCGCGTGGCTGGCCTACGTCCTGCCCGTGATGGCGATGTTCGTCCTGCGGCTGCGCGAGCCCGCGCCGTCCGCCATAGGTCAGGGAGCCTGCGCATGA
- the efeO gene encoding iron uptake system protein EfeO: MTRLAATGTVLALSALALTACTDNPGTSQAAGTSGGAAPGTLTVTSTDTECRVSAAQAPSGTLRFTVTNAGTKVTEFYLLGSDGLRIVAEVENIGPGLTRDLVAKVPAGSYSTACKPGMVGQGIRSAFTVTDSGADLGAQGADKELVAAADKQYAGYVKDQTDQLLEGTRAFAAAFAKGDVATARALYAPTRTHWERIETVAESFGDLDPRMDAREADLEPGQQWTGWHVAEKDLWPPRTGYTPLTPARRAQVAAQLVKDTETLHRRTRSMTFTADQIANGAKGLLEEVATGKVTGEEEIWSRTDLWDFQANVDGARVAWEGLRPLLKRKDPGLDAQLQLRFKALQAELDEHKVGAGFRGYDQLTKPQVKALSDAVNALSEPLSRLTAAVV; this comes from the coding sequence ATGACCCGCCTCGCCGCCACCGGCACCGTCCTCGCGCTGTCCGCGCTCGCCCTCACCGCGTGCACCGACAACCCCGGCACGAGCCAGGCCGCCGGCACCTCCGGCGGTGCGGCACCGGGCACCCTCACCGTCACCTCCACGGACACCGAGTGCCGCGTCTCGGCGGCCCAGGCCCCCAGCGGGACGCTGCGGTTCACCGTGACCAACGCCGGGACCAAGGTCACCGAGTTCTACCTGCTCGGGTCGGACGGCCTGCGCATCGTCGCCGAGGTGGAGAACATCGGTCCCGGCCTGACCCGCGACCTGGTCGCCAAGGTCCCGGCCGGGAGCTATTCCACCGCCTGCAAGCCGGGCATGGTCGGCCAGGGCATCCGGTCGGCCTTCACGGTCACCGACTCCGGCGCCGACCTCGGCGCGCAGGGGGCCGACAAGGAGCTCGTCGCCGCCGCCGACAAGCAGTACGCCGGCTACGTCAAGGACCAGACCGACCAGCTGCTCGAGGGCACCCGCGCCTTCGCCGCGGCCTTCGCCAAGGGCGACGTGGCCACGGCTCGCGCGCTCTACGCCCCCACCCGCACCCACTGGGAGCGGATCGAGACCGTCGCCGAGTCCTTCGGCGACCTCGACCCGCGGATGGATGCCCGCGAGGCCGACCTCGAGCCCGGACAGCAGTGGACCGGCTGGCACGTCGCCGAGAAGGACCTGTGGCCGCCGCGCACCGGCTACACCCCGCTCACCCCCGCCCGCCGGGCCCAGGTCGCGGCGCAGCTGGTCAAGGACACCGAGACCCTGCACAGGCGCACCCGCTCCATGACCTTCACCGCCGACCAGATCGCCAACGGCGCCAAGGGCCTGCTCGAGGAGGTGGCCACGGGCAAGGTCACCGGCGAGGAGGAGATCTGGTCCCGCACCGACCTGTGGGACTTCCAGGCCAACGTCGACGGCGCCCGCGTCGCCTGGGAGGGCCTGCGCCCGCTGCTGAAGCGCAAGGACCCGGGCCTGGATGCCCAGCTGCAGCTGCGCTTCAAGGCCCTGCAGGCCGAGCTGGACGAGCACAAGGTCGGGGCCGGCTTCCGCGGCTACGACCAGCTCACCAAGCCCCAGGTCAAGGCTCTGTCCGACGCGGTCAACGCGCTCTCCGAGCCGCTGTCGCGGCTGACGGCGGCGGTGGTCTGA